The following is a genomic window from Candidatus Dormiibacterota bacterium.
GCAACATCCACTACTACGTGAAATCGACCGACAAGACGGAACGCTCGTGGGATGACGTCCCCGACGACATCAAGCGCACGTTCGACCGCCTCGGTATTCCCGAGGCCGAGCGTAAGTTTCTCTCCGGCGTCTCCGCGCAGTACGAATCAGAGGTCGTCTACCACTCGGTAACCGAGGAACTCGAGCGGACCGGCGTGCTCTTCTGCGACATGGATACCGCAGTCAAGCAGTATCCCGAGATCGTGCGCAAGTATTTGGCGACCATCATCCCGGTCGCCGACAACAAGTTCGCTGCGTTGAACTCCGCGGTCTGGTCCGGCGGATCGTTCATCTACGTGCCGCCGGGCGTCGAAGTGGCGATGCCGCTACAGGCCTACTTTCGCATCAATGCCGAGAACATGGGGCAGTTCGAGCGCACGCTCATCATCGCCGACAAAGGGGCGAAGGTGCACTACATCGAGGGTTGCACGGCGCCGAAGTTCTCGACCTCATCGCTGCATAGCGCGGTGGTCGAGCTGATCGCGCACGACGACGCCTCGATTCGGTACACGACGATTCAAAACTGGTACCGCAACATCTTCAATCTCGTGACCAAGCGCGCGTACGCGCACCGCAATGCCACCGTGGAGTGGGTCGATGGCAACATCGGCTCGCGCCTCACGATGAAGTATCCTGCGATCTATCTCATGGGCGAAGGAGCGCGCGGCGAAGTGCTCTCGATGGCGTTCGCCGGCGAAGGGCAGCACCAGGACGCCGGTGCGAAGGTCATTCACGCCGCGCCGAACACGACGTCCGTCGTTACGAACAAGAGCGTGACTGCCCACGGCGGTAAGACGACATACCGAGGTCTGGTGGAAATTCATCCGGGCGCGGTAGGAGCGAAGACGCGCGTGCGGTGCGACGCGCTCATCATGGATGAAGAGTCGTCGAGCGACACGAAGCCGACGATGAAGATTCACGAGCAGCGCTCGACGGTCGAGCACGAAGCGTCGGTCAGCAAGATCGGCGAGGACCAACTCTTCTACGCGATGAGCCGCGGGCTCTCGGAGGCCGACGCCGTCGCGATGATCGTCAACGGCTTCTTCGATTTCTTCGTCAAGGAGCTTCCGATGGAGTACGCCGTCGAGCTCAACCGCCTCGTCAAAATGGAGATGGAAGGCGCCGTCGGGTAAGTCTAGCGTCGCGCCGGCCAGATTGTCGCCGATCCGGTGCGAGGATGATACGTTGGGTAGGGTATCAGGCCTCCTGTCATCCGGGCCGCTCGAAAGAGCGGCCTCGTGTTTTTTTTCGCTGCCCTTCGACTCCGCGCCGACGGCGCTACGCTCGGAATGACATGGGAGAACCGCCGTCGTAAGGTGCTTTCGTGAGCGAATATAGGGTCGCTCGAGTCTCTGATATTGCGCCCGGGACGACGAAGGTCGTCGATGCGGGCGGCACCGAGGTCATGCTCTGCAACGCCGACGGTGCGATCTACGCGATCGAAGACGTCTGCACGCACGACGGCGGCCCGCTCGATCAAGGCGAGCTCGAAGGGCACTGCGTCATCTGCCCGCGACACGGCGCGACCTTCGACGTGCGCACCGGGCAAGCCCTGACACTTCCCGCCGTGATGCCGGTGATAACCTATCCGGTGCGCGTCGACGGCGACGACGTGTACGTCGAACTCTAAAGCGTTGCGTTTTCGACGGCTCGCCGGAGCGCTCGTCATCGCAGCCCTGCTCTTCGCAGCAGCCTACGCGACGAACGTCGTCTTCGGCATGCGCGCGGCCGCAATGACCGTGGGTACGGTATCGGGGCTCGGCGTTTGGCAGCCGGTGACGATCCTGCGCGACGCGCGCGGGGTTCCGCACATCGCGGCGCGCAACGAACACGATGCGTTCTTCGCCGAAGGCTACGTCGAGGCGTCGGATCGGCTCTTTCAAATGGACTTGACGCGTCGCTTCGTACAAGGCCGCCTCGCCGAGATCTTTGGGCGGCCGGCGCTTGCAAACGACGAGATGGAGCGCACGCTTCCCGTCGAGCAGCTCGCGCAGATTCAGTGGGAACGCTTGCCACCGCGCTTGCAGGATGATTTGCAAGCCTTTGCCGACGGCGTGAACGCCGCGATGCGCACGCAGCCGCTGCCGCCTGAGTTCCGGATGCTGCTCTACAAACCTCAGCCGTGGCGGCCGCAGGATTCGCTCGTCACGAGCTTCGGCATCGTACTCGATCTCGCCGACCTCTGGACCGATGTCGCTAACCGGCAGGTCCTTCCCGGGCAATCCTACGACGTGGCGCACCCGCTGACGGATCCTTGCTACGACGCACCGGTGACGCAAGGGCTCGCCCGCATCTCGCAATCGCCGCACTGCACGCCGCCGGTTGCCGAGCTCGCGATGCCGCCGGCTTCCGGAAGCAACGAGTGGGCCGCCGGATCGGCGCACACTGCGACGGGACGCGGGCTGCTCGCCAACGATCCGCACCTGCGCATCGGCATCCCTGGCATCTGGTATCTCGTCGACCTGCGCTTCCCTGGGTATCACGCCGCGGGCGCGACGTTCGCCGGTCTTCCCGGAGTGATCCTCGGGCACGACGACCGCGTCGCGTGGGGTGCGACGAACGGAACGGTTGCGTCGCTCTCGGTCTTCGACGCACCGCCGCACCTCAATCCCGGCGACTGGGCGACGGAGACGTTTTTCGTTCGCTTCGGCTTGCCGGTGCACGAGCGTTATTACCGGGGCGCGCGCGAGTTCGGCGCGACGCTGCCGGGCGGGCGTTTCGTTCTCGTGCGCTGGGACGCGTACGACGACGCCACATCGCAGTTGTGGGCCTTCGATGGTCTCGATCGCGCGCACTCGATCGAAGACGGTCTGCGCGCGCTGCGTCTCTACCCCGGCCCCACGCAAAACTTCGTGCTCGCCGACACCACCGGCCGCGTCGCCTATCAGCTCGCTGGGAACATTCCCGACGATCCTGCGTGGGGAAGGTTCGTTCATCCGGCGCGCGATCTCGCGCAGAACTACCCGAACGTGCCGTTCGACCGTCTCCCGCGCGTCGCTCCGTCGCGCAATGCGATCGTCTGGACCGCGAACAACAAGATGTACGGTCCGGGCTATCCGTACCGTTTGAGCCCGGAGTTCGCACCCCCGTACCGCGCGTACCGCATCGCGCAGTTGCTCGAGGCGCGTTCGCGCTACGACGTCGCGTACTTCGCAAAGATGCAGATGGACACGCTCTCGCTCCCCGAGCTCGAGCTCGCGCGAATGGCCGGCATTAGCGGCTGGGACGGGCGCTTCGTCGCGGGCTCGCGCATTGCAACGAAGGTCTACGATATGCGAAGGGCACTCGTACGCGGCACGCAAGCGATGTCCACGTTCATGACACAAGCGCGCCGTAGACGCGTCGCGATCGCAGCGGCGCCCGCGCCGGACGCAAGCCCGCGCCCGATTCGACCGTGGAGCGTTGCCGGCGCGGTGACGCCAAGGCATCCGCTGGCAACGCTCGGCATCTCGTTTCTGAACGGAACGACGCTTCCGGGAGACGGTGACGCATTCACGCTGCACGTCCAGACACCGACGCTTTCGCAGAGCTTCCGCGCCGTATGGGATGTCGGCAACTGGGACGCGGGCGGCATTTCGATTCCCCAGGGCGAGTCGGGTGAGCCGGGATCCGGGCACTACACCGACGAGGCGACGGCATGGGTCGCCGGAGCGCTGCAGCCGTTGCCGTACTCGAAGGCCGCCGTGGAGGCTGCCGCAACGCAACGCCTAACGCTGCTGCCGTGAGCGACGCGCAGCGCCTTGCCAAAGCACTCAACGAGCTGACGAAGAATCCGCAGTTCGACTACGTCAAAGCACGTGCCGCGGCACGGCAGGAGCCGAGCGTCGACTGGCCCGCAACCAAGGCGCGCAATGCCGATTTCAATGCGGAGGTCGACGGCTGCGAGTCGTTCGTCATGCGCGACGGAAGCCTCTGCGAATGGAAGCCGGGGCAGTTTCGCTACGCCGCCTCAACCGGCTGAATTTGACCTAGACGCCCGCGCCGTGCGATAATGGGGAAACCCCTCTGCGCGATCTTTCGTCAACGATCGAGCCGCGCGCTCTCGTGAAAGATTGCTACCATTCCTCATTTCGACAACCTCGGCTTGCCGCCGCAGCTTCTGCGCGGCGTGCACGACCTCGGCTTCACCGAACCCACACAGATCCAAGCGCTCGCGATCCCGCCCGCGCTTCAAGGACGAGACGTTCTCGCAAGCGCTGAGACGGGGAGCGGCAAATCTGCCGCCTTCGGCCTGCCCATTCTCACCGCACTTTTGCAGCAACCGCGCGGTAAAACGCGCGCGCTCGTCATCGCACCGACGCGCGAGCTCACCGAACAGATCGCCAAGCACCTGAGCGCGCTCGCAAAGCACACGAAGATTCGCGTAGCGGCGGTCTACGGCGGCGTCGGATTCGCTCCACAGGTCGATGCGTTCAAACGCGGGGCAGACATCATCGTCGCGACGCCGGGGCGCCTGCAAGACCATATGACGCGCGGAACCGCGCGGCTCGACGACGTCAGCATCCTCGTATTGGACGAAGCGGACCGCATGCTCGACATGGGTTTTCTCCCTTCGGTGCAGCGCATTCTGCGCCGATTACCGGCCGATCGACAAACGATGTTCTTCTCGGCGACGCTCCCGGTGGCCATCTCCGCGCTCGTCCGCGAGATGCTGCGGGATCCCGTTCGCGTCGAGCTGGCACGCACGCCTGCACCCGTCGAAACGCTCAGGCAGACGCTCTACGCCGTTCCGCAGGAGCACAAGACCGATCTGCTCGTCGAGCTGCTCAAAGGGAACGTAATCTACTCGGCGATTGCCTTCACGCGCACGAAAGCGCGGGCGAACCGGCTCGCCGCGTCGCTTCAAAAGCACCGCATCGCAGCCGATCTGCTCCACGGCGACCGCTCGCAGTCGCAGCGCACTCGCGCGCTGAAGGACTTCAAAGACGGGAAGTTCCGCGTGCTCGTCGCAACCGATCTTGCCGCACGCGGCATCGACATCGCCGACCTCGGACACGTCATCAACTACGACGTCCCGGGTCTCGCGCAAGAGTACGTGCACCGCGTCGGCCGCACGGCGCGCGCGAAGGCGGAAGGCGACGCAATCACGTTCGTTTCATCCGAGGAAGAGCCGCTCATCCGCAGCATCGAGTATCTGCTCGGAAAGCGCCTCGAGCGCTCGAAGAATCCGCTCTTCCCGCAAGCCAGCGTCGAAGCACCGAAACCGCGCGTCGTCTACAGCTCGCGCCGCAAGCGACGCTAAACGCGGGGCGCTACGGCGCCTTGCGTTTGTGCAGGAACACGCTGTTCCCTTCGGTGTCCTCGATCACCGCGATGAAGCAGTTCGGCGTCTCGCGTTCCATGACGATCGGGATGCCGCGAGCCCTGACTGAAGACACAGCCTTGTCGAGATCGTCGACGGCGAACAGGATACCGTTGCTCGGTTGAAACGGCATCACCTTGCCGCCGCCGCCCCATAGCCCGAACGTCGTGCCGTCCGGGAGATCGTACTCCGCGCCGCGGTTCTCGGGGTAGATGCGTGACGGCTCGAGACCGAGCACGTCACGATAGAACGCGATTGCGCGTGCTGCGTCTTTGACCATGTACCCGCTCAAGTCCATACCGGTAATCATGCCGTACCTCTTCTGCGCCGATCCGCGATGCACCGTCAGACTCGCGGGTGGGCGCGCGCACGCAGGCTCGCCTGCAGAACCCAGCCGCCGACCCAGCACGCGCCGAGGAACGGCATTGCGGTTGGGCCGTAGAGCGCCATGCCGAGCATTCCGAGCGCGAGGCCGGCGGTCAGTAGCTCCGATCGCATGCCGTTTGCGAACGACGGCGCCCCGCGAACGCTACCCTCGACGCGCGCCGGTATCGTCCGCGGAACCATGCTCGGTACGGCCGCGCGATAGCGCTCGTAGACGGCACCGTAGCGCGCGTGCATGAGCCCCGATTCGTGCGCAGCGAGCAGCGCCGTGAAGACAACGCTCCCGAGCACGATGAAGAGGAAGCCGTACGGCGATGCGATCGCACCGATTCCGAGCGCTTGGAGATTGTTGCCAAAGTACAGCGGATTGCGAATGAAACGGAAAGGCCCGTCCACGATGAGTCGATCGTCGCGCGCATCCGAATTCCATACGACGCTCGCGCTCAGATATGCCGAGCCCCAGAGCCGTATCAGAAACCCGGCCATCGTGAGCCCCGTCGCGCACCATAGCAGCATGGCCGGATCGGCATGCACGCGCAGCGCGAACCAAACGAACGCCGGCGCCACCTCCGACGCGTGCGCGCCCAGCGCTACCGGCCCCAAGGCGAAGCCGGCGAAGTAGATCGCGAAGATGACGAGCGATCGTCTTCGATACCACCACGGCGAACCGGGTTTGCGTATCATTGCAAGGCCGTCGCCAGGAACTGCCAGATGACGGGCCACGCCAGCGCGGAGGCTTGAAGGTCTCCGGCAACGGTGCCGCCGAGTGCGATGCTCGCGCCGCCCGGAACCGGAACCGAAAGTACCACCGATCGCGGTCCATGTATCGCCCACAAGAACGTGTGTCCCGCGTTCGGGTAGTCGATGGCGCGGTCGGCGTACGGATGATGGCGTGCGCGCAGATAGGCAAGCGTCATACGGCAATACGCCGGTGAATCCCAGAGCTGGTCGTCCGCGGCGCTCAAGCAGAGCACCGGGCCGTGAATGTGCTCGAGCGGGAAGTACGCGGCGTTCACGACTGCGGCAGATGCCGTTTGCAGCGACTGGTCGTACAGCGCGCGTATCGTCATCGGCTCGTGCGCCGCGTACTCGCTTTGGATTTCACGCGCGGCCGCCCCGCCTTCGCTCTCGGGTACGCACGGGAGTTCCTTGCCGCCGAGCGTCCACGAGCAGTGATCGGGCTGGCCGTACGGGCCGAGGCCGGGCCACGCGACGGGCGAAGGCACGTCGGCAACGACCGCCGTGATCTGCGGATAGGTCGATGCTGCCAGCAGCGCGAGCTCGCCGCCCTTCGAGCCGCCGAGGATTGCGATGTGGTCCGGGTCGACGTCGCGCCGCGCGAGGATCGCGTGCAACGCGCGACCCACCGTTTCCACCGGAATGTCGACGAGCGTCTGCGGGAGCCCAGGCTCCTTGAAGTACGCGACCGAGACGGCCAGGTATCCGTGCTCCGCGACGAGCGGCGCGAGCGTACGCCCCATGAGATCGCCGCCTTCGGAGCCGCCCAGCAAGATGACGGCGGGATGCGTTCCGCCGCTCGACGGCGCGCAGATCGTTCCGCTGAAGGGCTGCCTCACCGCAGTGCAGTTCGCAGGCAAAGGCGGCAGCGACGGCGCCGGCGCGGGAGACGGCGTCTGCGCGCCGGCTGCAGCCTGATGCGGCACGTTCACGTTCGAAAGAAAGTGTGCGATCGCATCGGTGACGGCGTGCGGCCGGTCGTACATCGCGAAGTGACGCGCGCGATCGATCATCACGATCTGAAGGTTTGGAGCGCCGCTAACGAGGCTCGCATAGTACGTGCGCTTCGCCTCGGCGGTCGTGAGCGTATACTGCGCATCCACGCTCACATCGAATGGTGCGATTAAGAGAATCGGCACCGTGGCCTTGGGAAGTTCCGGGCGCAGATCGAGTAGCATGTCTTCGTCGAGCCACCGGGCGGTTGCACCCGGATCGCTCTTCCCTGCAAGCGCGGCGATCGCATCGGCGTCGCCGTGCGCGGTGACGAGCGGTGGGATGGCCGTCGTGCGTTCGTATGCTGCGAACTGCGCCTGCGTCGTCGACGCAATTTGCGCCTCCGTCCGCGACGCGATCTGTTCGACCTGCGCTCGCGGTACGAAGTTCATTCCCGGCAGAATCGGCAGGCCGTCCAGCGCGACGACGCCGCCGAGGCGCTCGGGATGCTGCGTTGCGAGCATGAATCCCATAGTGCCGCCGAGACTGTGGCCGATGACGATCGGCTTGACGATGTGCTTCTCGTGCAGCAGCCTCCAGAAATCCGCCGTCGTCGTTGCGAAGAGCGGCCCCGAAATGCCCGGACGTCCGTCAAACCCCGGAAGGGTGAGCGCGTAGATCGTGTAGCCGGGAGCGAAGTGAGCGATCTGGCCGCTCCACTCCCAGGGGCCGCACGTAAGACCCGGGATGAAGACTAGGGTTTTCGGACCGCTGCCATACTGCTCGACGTGGAGCGATCCGACGTCGAACGTCGCCACCGGCGGTGGCGCCGGCGGCGGAACGCTCGCCGCTGCCAACGAGCAGGTGAGCGCACAAAACGTGACGGTCGTGACGAGTGCCCTTGTTATTTTCATGATGCTCCCTTGACCAACGATTGCAATTGCGCGACGTGCTCCAGGAATGCTTTCCGTCCGCGCGCGCTAAGACGGTAGCGTGATTGTGGTCTCCGGGCGACGAAAAGCTTCTCTTCTTCTACGTAGCCGGCGTCGACGAGTTTCGCGAGATGGGCGCCAAGATTGCCGCCGGTCGTTTGGGTTGTCTCGGCAAGCGCGCCGAAGGACGTCCATTCGCTGGCAAGGAGCGCCGCAACGATGCCCAGGCGGACTTTGGAAAGCAAGAGCTCGTCCATCGACTCATTCACGCGCCATCAACTCGGCGACGCCGAAACCGGCGTAGCCGAGATAGAATCCGGCAGCCAGAACGTAGCCCACGACGGTCGGCATGAAGTTGGCGACGACGAGCGAGACGAGAAGAATGATCCCTCCGAGCAGCGCTCGCCGATTCTCGTGCAGACCGATATAGAAGAGTACGATCGACGCGGCGATCGTGTATATCGCGCTAAGGCCGAAGGTCGGGAAGATATTCCACCCTCCCGCGTTGCTCACGAACGCAACGCCCATAGCGATCCAGAGCACGTTGAGGAACTCGCGCTGTAAGAACGTGAGGCGCGCGCATCTGGCTTTGCGCCGCGCGTAGACGACGCTGAAGATCACCGCAGCGGCGAGGAGCCCCCCACTCGCCCACGTCGCCGTCGCCGGGACAAGTCCGCGCTCAATGAGCTGGAAGATCAGGCAGACGGTACCGCTCGCCAGGCCCCAGGCGATGAAGAATGGCGCGGCATACCGCAACGAGAGCTCCCGGGTCGAGGCGGCGACGATGCGCTCTGCCATTTCAAGGTGCTCGCGCGCTTCGGATGAGTTCATGGGAGTAGTCCTCCAGATTATTCTATAATATAGACTAATCTAACATCAAGTAACCGCGGCGTCAAGCCCATGCGTTGACACCCCTTTGGGGCGGCTGGTATCGTACCGGAGTCATGTATGCGATCATTGAGACCGGCGGCAAGCAGTATCGTGTCGCCGAGGGCGACGTCATCCGTTGCGACGTGCCCGGCGACGCCGGCGCCGACGTCACGTTCGATCGCGTCGTGCTTGCCGGCAGCGGAGAAGCCGTCAAGGTCGGCTCGCCCACGGTCGCCGACGCCTCGGTCAGCGGCACCGTGCTCAGGCGCGCTCGCGACAAGAAGATCCTCGTCTTCCACTACAAGCCGAAGAAGCGTGTGCGCAAGCTCTCCGGCCATCGCCAGCACTTCGCCGAAGTCAAGATCACGAAGATCAACGTCGTCTAATTGCTCGAGGTAACATTCTTTCGTGACGCGCGCAAGCGCGTCACGGCAATCGTTGCCCGGGGCCATGCCGACGCGGGCCCACACGGCAAAGACCTCGTCTGCGCCGCCGCTTCGGCGATACTCCAGGCCGCGCGCCTCGGTCTCGAAGAGCACGTCCGCGTGCCGCTCGACGCCACGGCGCTGCCGGGCGAGCTTCGCATGCGTTGGCCGCGCAGCGCCCGGAGCGATGCGGCGCTGAGAGCCATCGTCGCCACCGCCGAGCTCTCGATCGCGCACTTGGCAAAGCAGTACCCGCGGCACGTTCGCGTGCGTCGGCGTTCCGATAAAACCGGGTAAGAGTATGGAGCACCGCGAAGGAGATCGTATGTCAGAGAGTTTCAGCGCCAAGCCGCACGACGCGCCCTGGTCTACCGCCGACACCGGGAGCAACGGCTACAAAGGGCCGCACGCGCCCAATGCCTCCTCGAGCTACGAGCGCGTCGACTCCGACGGACGCGAGGTCGGGAAGGCGCTGCTCGTGGGGGTCCTCGGGGGCATCGTGTCCGCCGCCGGCTACCTCGTCTACCGCCGCCTTCCGGACGAGCAGAAGGAACGCATCAATCAGCAGGTGCGTACGCTCGTGCAGCAGCGCATCAGCGAACTGCGCCAAAACTTCAACATCTAAAGGGAAGGCTCGCGGTCTACGGCTTCGGAGGCTCGTCCAGGTCCGCGGCGCGCTCCATTTCCGCGATGAACGACTGCGAGGTGTTCTGCACGTCGCGCATGATGCGGCCAGCTTGGCGCATGACTTTAGGGAGCCTCTCGGGGCCGAAGAGTAAGAGCGCGAGCACGGAGACGACGAGAATGTCGGGGACCGAGAACATCTAGGAAACCTCGAGCGTATCCTTCGGCAGGTGCCACCTGCGTACCCGTGCAAGAGCAGGGGTCCGCCCGTGAAGATCATCTATACGCGGGGCAACCGTACCGAGACGCTCGCCTCCTTGGCGACCTTGCGCAAAATTCTCCATCGTTTCGTCGCGCATCGCGTCTTCTACGAGGTCTCGGCGCGCGGCAAGCGCGGCCACGAGTTCCTCTCGGCGAAGAACGTCTTCGTCGTCGGATCGATCGAGATCACCAACTACGAACATCTGCGGATCCTGGTCTTCGACGCGCACAACCCCGCGCATTCGGTAGAGATTGTCAATCCACGGACCATGCGCATCTACGACGAGCTTCCCGGACGCGGATTTGCCGTTTCATTCGTCAGCGAAGAGGACGCCGGCGTCGAGACCCGTTGCTATCTGCGCGACGAAGGCGAGGATGACGACGCGATCAAGCGGCAAACCGGGCTCGAGAAAATCTCGCTGCCGCAGCTCTTCGAATACTTGCTGGAAATCACGAGCGTCGAAGCACCCGCCAAGAAATGAGCCTGCGGGCCTCGAGCCGCCGCGCCGTGCGGATGGCGCGTACGGCATCGGCGTAGCGGCCAAGCCGCTTGTAGGCGGCGGCCGCGCCAGCGAACGCGCGGGCGTGGTGCGGATCGAGCGCGATCGCCTCTTCGTATCGCGCTAATGCCTCGGCGGCGCGGTCTTGCTCGAACGCAACGTTGCCAAGGTTCACGATCGCCGGCACGTATCGCCGATCCAGCGCCAGAACCGCGGTGAAATCCTCGACCGCCTCGACGATCCTTGCTTGCGCCGCGCGCGCTACGCCGCGCTTGTTGAGCAGAAATGCCCGCTCGCCCGGCGCGTCCGCTACCGCCAGGAGCGCCTCGAAGAGCGGCTCCGCTTCGCCAGCGTCGCCGCGTTCGAGCAGCGCGAGCGCGCGCTCTCGCGGCGACACGGGCAGCGATCGTCGAGGGAGCAGCGATGCGAGCCACCTAAGCATTACGGCATCGTGTTCACGATCGACGTCGTCACGCTCTTCCCGGAGGTCTTCGCGCCCTTCGTCGGCCTCTCGATCGTCGGCGCCGCAGTCGAGGCGGGCATCGTCGACATTCGGTATCACCACCTGCTCGATGCGCTGGACGATAGCCGCCGCGCCGACGACGCGCCCTTCGGCGGAGGAGCCGGCATGGTGCTGCGCCTCGAGCCGATCGCCCGCGTGCTCGACGGCCTCCTCGCAGACGCGGCTGCGGAGCGACGGGCCATCGTCGTCCCGAGCCCGGCGGGGCAGCCCTTCACGCAGAGCAGCGCCCGCCGTCTCGCGACCCTCGAACACGTGATCTTCGTCTGCGGTCACTACGAGGGCATCGACGAGCGGCTCGGAGCGCTCTATCCGATTGAGGAGTACTCCCTCGGCGATTTCGTGGTGACGGGCGGCGAGATCCCGACGCTCGCCTTTATGGACGCCACCGTACGCCTGGTCGAGGGCGTGCTGGACCCGGCGTCCCGGGAGCCGGAATCCTTCACGCAAGACGCGCTGGATTACCCGTGCTATACGCGCCCGGCGGTCTTTCGCGGCGTGGCGGTGCCGGAGGTTCTCCTCTCCGGCAACCATGCGGCCATCGCGGCGTGGCGCCGCGAGGAGTCTCGGCGCCGGACCGCGGCGCGCCGGGGCAGCGCGCCCGGCTGATCCTCGCCAAGCCGCGGTTGCAGCACGGCAAGCGCCCGTGCTATCATGCCGTGGTTCCATGAACGTTATCGATCTTCTCAATCGCGAGCAACGCAAGGAGCGGCTTCCCGACTTCCGCAGCGGGGACACCGTCAAGGTGTACTCAAAGGTAATCGAGGGCGGGAAAGAGCGCGTTCAGATGTTCGAAGGCGTCGTCACCGTGCGCAAGGGCGCTGCGAGCAGCGAATCGATCACCGTGCGGCGCGTCGCGCACGGCATCGGCGTCGAGAAGACGTTCTTGCTGCACAGCCCGCGCGTCGAGCGTATCGAGGTGAGCAAGCGTGGCGTCGTCCGTCGCAGCCGGCTCTACTACTTGAGCGAGAAGGTCGGCAAGGCCGCCCGCATCAAGGAGAAGAGGACCCAGAAATAAGGCGCGCGCGACTCCTCTTTGAGGGAACGGTCGCGCTGGCGTTGGTCGTGCTCTTTCTGTTCACCTTTGTCGTGCGACCGTTTTCTATTCCCTCGATCTCGATGATTCCAACCCTGCGCGTTGCAGACACGGTGCTCGTCGACGTCGCCGCCTACCGCTTCCGCGCGCCGCGCGCCGGCGATCTCGCCGTTTTCATGCCGCCCGTGCCGTCGCGAGGAATACCGTTCATCAAGCGCATCGTCGGCGTTCCCGGCGATACGATTCGCATCGCTGGCGGCGTGTTGTATCGCAACGGCAAAGTCGTACGGGAGCCCTACGACAACGAGACCCCGCAATACGACCTCGCCGTGGAGCGCGACACGATCGTCGTCGACGGCAAGCCGCTCAACCCCGCGGTCGCGGACGTTCCGCCGCAGGCGATGTGGCAGGCCGCAAATCGCATTCCAGCAGGCTTTTACCTCGTTCTCGGCGACAATCGCAACTACTCTGATGATTCACATCTCTGGGGCTTCGCGCAGTTCAGCGGCCCGTTCGTTGCCGGTCCGTTGGCACACCGGCGACGCGCGCGTTTCATCGGCCGCGCGGTGATGATCATCTGGCCGCTCGGTCACCTACGGATTCTGCGGTAGCGAACGCGCATGACGCCGTACGAGCTGTTGATTCTGGTTGCACTCATTGCCGTCGCCCGCGTGGTGTTGAGCGTGCCGCCGCTCGTCGCCCGCTCGCAAGGTCGCACGCAGACGATCGCGCACGAATACCTCGATCCGTTCATCGTGGCGGGGATTGCGGCGTGGCTGCTGATCACGTTCGTCGCGCGAACCTACTACATTCCGTCGGCCTCCATGGTTCCGACGCTCGAGGTCGGTGACGTGCTGCTCGTCGACAAGTTCGAATATCGCTTTCACGCTCCTCACGAAGGAGACGTCGTCGTCTTTCCGCCTCCGATCCCGTCTCCCGATGACTTCATCAAGCGCGTCATCGGATTGCCGGGGGACACGTTTCGCATCGCGCACGGTATCGTGTATCGCAACGGTGCACCGCTCGTCGAACCGTACATCGCGTCGCGACCGCTGTACGATCTCGAGGTCCGCAACTACGACATCTACGTAAACGACGGCGGCGGCTGGGAGCCGCTCGATCCGACGCAGGCGAACATTCCGCCACGGTCCATGTGGACGGCTCCGAATCGCATACCGCCGAACTGCTTTATCATGCTCGGCGACAACCGCAACGACTCCGAGGACTCCCACATTTGGGGATTCGCACAGGACGCCGGCCGGTTCGATTCCGGGCCGCGGCACGGCCAGACCGCCGGGTTCACCGGCAGAGCCTTTCTG
Proteins encoded in this region:
- a CDS encoding isoprenylcysteine carboxylmethyltransferase family protein, with translation MIRKPGSPWWYRRRSLVIFAIYFAGFALGPVALGAHASEVAPAFVWFALRVHADPAMLLWCATGLTMAGFLIRLWGSAYLSASVVWNSDARDDRLIVDGPFRFIRNPLYFGNNLQALGIGAIASPYGFLFIVLGSVVFTALLAAHESGLMHARYGAVYERYRAAVPSMVPRTIPARVEGSVRGAPSFANGMRSELLTAGLALGMLGMALYGPTAMPFLGACWVGGWVLQASLRARAHPRV
- a CDS encoding alpha/beta fold hydrolase encodes the protein MKITRALVTTVTFCALTCSLAAASVPPPAPPPVATFDVGSLHVEQYGSGPKTLVFIPGLTCGPWEWSGQIAHFAPGYTIYALTLPGFDGRPGISGPLFATTTADFWRLLHEKHIVKPIVIGHSLGGTMGFMLATQHPERLGGVVALDGLPILPGMNFVPRAQVEQIASRTEAQIASTTQAQFAAYERTTAIPPLVTAHGDADAIAALAGKSDPGATARWLDEDMLLDLRPELPKATVPILLIAPFDVSVDAQYTLTTAEAKRTYYASLVSGAPNLQIVMIDRARHFAMYDRPHAVTDAIAHFLSNVNVPHQAAAGAQTPSPAPAPSLPPLPANCTAVRQPFSGTICAPSSGGTHPAVILLGGSEGGDLMGRTLAPLVAEHGYLAVSVAYFKEPGLPQTLVDIPVETVGRALHAILARRDVDPDHIAILGGSKGGELALLAASTYPQITAVVADVPSPVAWPGLGPYGQPDHCSWTLGGKELPCVPESEGGAAAREIQSEYAAHEPMTIRALYDQSLQTASAAVVNAAYFPLEHIHGPVLCLSAADDQLWDSPAYCRMTLAYLRARHHPYADRAIDYPNAGHTFLWAIHGPRSVVLSVPVPGGASIALGGTVAGDLQASALAWPVIWQFLATALQ
- a CDS encoding transcriptional regulator, which encodes MDELLLSKVRLGIVAALLASEWTSFGALAETTQTTGGNLGAHLAKLVDAGYVEEEKLFVARRPQSRYRLSARGRKAFLEHVAQLQSLVKGAS
- the rplU gene encoding 50S ribosomal protein L21; translated protein: MYAIIETGGKQYRVAEGDVIRCDVPGDAGADVTFDRVVLAGSGEAVKVGSPTVADASVSGTVLRRARDKKILVFHYKPKKRVRKLSGHRQHFAEVKITKINVV
- a CDS encoding ribosomal-processing cysteine protease Prp, which encodes MLEVTFFRDARKRVTAIVARGHADAGPHGKDLVCAAASAILQAARLGLEEHVRVPLDATALPGELRMRWPRSARSDAALRAIVATAELSIAHLAKQYPRHVRVRRRSDKTG
- a CDS encoding twin-arginine translocase TatA/TatE family subunit — its product is MFSVPDILVVSVLALLLFGPERLPKVMRQAGRIMRDVQNTSQSFIAEMERAADLDEPPKP
- a CDS encoding tetratricopeptide repeat protein, which translates into the protein MLRWLASLLPRRSLPVSPRERALALLERGDAGEAEPLFEALLAVADAPGERAFLLNKRGVARAAQARIVEAVEDFTAVLALDRRYVPAIVNLGNVAFEQDRAAEALARYEEAIALDPHHARAFAGAAAAYKRLGRYADAVRAIRTARRLEARRLISWRVLRRS
- the trmD gene encoding tRNA (guanosine(37)-N1)-methyltransferase TrmD, which gives rise to MFTIDVVTLFPEVFAPFVGLSIVGAAVEAGIVDIRYHHLLDALDDSRRADDAPFGGGAGMVLRLEPIARVLDGLLADAAAERRAIVVPSPAGQPFTQSSARRLATLEHVIFVCGHYEGIDERLGALYPIEEYSLGDFVVTGGEIPTLAFMDATVRLVEGVLDPASREPESFTQDALDYPCYTRPAVFRGVAVPEVLLSGNHAAIAAWRREESRRRTAARRGSAPG